Within Sphingomonas morindae, the genomic segment CCGCGCAATAGGCGGGGCGGCGCAGCAAGGCGCGATAGGCGCCGGGCGCGCGCTCCTCGGCGCTGGCGCCCGCCGTCGCCACCGCCGGAAAGCGCATCCGCAGGAACAGGAGCGCCCAGAGCCAGGTAACGCCCGCGATCAGCAGATAGGGCAGCCGCACCGCCGCCGCTTGCGCGGTCACGCTGCGGGTCTCGTCCGAGAGGATCAGCATCAGGCCGAGCGCCACCCCCGCGATCGAGCCGAGCGGATTAAAGGCCTGGGCAAGCGTGAGCCGCTGCTCGGCCGTCTCGCGCGGCCCGAGCGCGGCCACCATCGGGTTGGCGGCGGTCTCGAGAAAGGCCAGGCCGCTCGCAATCACGAACAGCGCGAAGAGGAAGAAGCCATAGCTCAGCAGCCGCGAGGCGGGCCAGAAGAGCAGCGCGCCGGCGCCGAACAGCCCCAGCCCCGTCACCACCGCCGTGCGATAGCCGAAGCGGCGCATCGTCAGCGCCGCGGGCGTGGCGAAACAGAAATAGCCGAAGTAGAAGGCCGACTGCACCAGGCCCGAACGAAAGTCCCCAAGCTTAAAAAGCGTCCTGAAATGCGCGATCAGGACATCGTTGAGATTGTTGGCGACGCCCCACAGGAAGAAGAGGCCGATGGCGAGCGCCATCGCCCAGGGTGTCCGCTCCAGCGCGGGCGGCATAGCGTCGGCGCCCGCCACGGGATTTCTTCCATGATCCGTCATCCTCACCCCTGTTCTTTTCTGGAATGGCCGGGGCGCCGTGCCCCGACCATCCGTGCCAGAGGGTAGCACGCCGCGACGCGCCGCTCCTAGAAGGTGATCCGCGCGATGCCGCTGATGCGGCGGTCGTCGATCGTCACGTCGCGCGGCCGGGTGTCGAGCCCGAAATAGGTGGTGAGCCGCGTGTTGAGCAGATTGCGCCCGTCCACCGTCAGCGAGAAATGCGGCGTGACATTGTAGGTCAGCGAGGCATCGAGCTGGCCGAACGCCTTGTTGAAGATCGGCAGGCTGCCCGTGCCGTTGCCGGCCGTGGTCTGCACATATTTGCTGCGCCAATTATAGGCGGCGCGCGCCGAAATCTTGCCCAGCTCGTAGATGCCGACGACATTGTAGCTGTACTTGGAGAGGTTCTCCAGCGGCACGTTCGTCACCGGGCCGGACGTCTGCGGGCTCGGCGCCTTGGAGTCCACATAGGTGAAGTTGCTCTGCACGCCCAGGCCGCGCAACAGGCCGGGGAGGAAATCGAAGAACTGCTGATAGGCGACTTCGACGCCCTTCACCTTGCCGCTGGCGACATTGTTGTACGAGGTGACTTCGTAATTGAAGGTCTGGCCGTCGGGGAAGGTGACCGCGCGATTGGTGACGGCGGTCTGGATATAGTTGGAGATATGCTTGTAGAAAGCCGCCGCCGTGAGCGAACCCGTGCGCGAGAAATACCATTCCAGCGACAGATCCAGATTCTTGGACGTCATCGGCTTGAGATAGGGATTGCCGCCCGACGCGGTGTGGATCTGATTGAGCTGGCTGGTGCCCGGCTCGGTGAGGGTGAGGCTCGGGTTGAGCTGATCGAAGGTCGGCCGCGCCAGATTGGCCGAGGCGGCGAAGCGCAGCTGCAGCTTGTCGGTCAGATGGCCGCGCAGATTGAGGCTCGGCAGAACCTTGGTGTAGCTGCGCGAATCCCCGATCGGGCTGAAGGTGGTGGCGCCGTTGGTGGAGGTGCCGTCGGCCTGGGTCACCTGCTCGGTCTGCTGGTAGAAGCCGTTGACCGCGAGTTCGGTCTTGACGATGCGCACGCCGATATTGCCGTCGATCGGCACCGGCAGGCGATCCGCCTTGAAGAAGGCCGCGACATAGCCCGCATAGGTCTTCTGGCGCTCGTCGTTGCGGCCGCTGGGCAGATAGCTGGGCAGCGTATCGATGCCGAGCGCGGCGCGGGTCGCGTCATAGTCGACGATGGTGCTGCGCGGGAAGGCGATGATGCCGTTGAACAGATCGGCGTCGCCGCGGAAGAAGTCCGTCAGGTCGACACGCTCATATTGGCCGAGCGGACCGGACAGGCCGGTATAGCGATAGCCCGTGTCCTTGGTGCTGTTCGAGCGGTCGGCGAAGCGGAAGCCCGCCTTCACCGAGGAGAGGAAGCCGCCATCGAACTTATATTCCGCATCGACCCGGCCGGCCTTGTCGCTGCCGACCGAGCGGTTGATATCGTCCAGATAGCCGCCGAGCGTGTAATTGTTCGGGTTGTCGATCGCGCCCGCCGGACCGATGCCGATCACCGGAATGGCGCTGCGGATATCCTGGGTGAGCGTGCCGGCCGTGGAGTTGAGGATTACGATCGAGCGCGTGTTGGTGGTGGTCGCCCGCACATATTGGCCGTCGGCGGTGATGGTCAGCCGGTCGGTCGGCTTCCACTTGGCGTTGAGCGAATAGTCGGTGGTGATCGAGTGGCGGACGCTGAGGCTGGTGTTGGAGTTGACCGGCACGTTGGCGAAGGTGCCGCTCTGGAAATCGCCGTTGTCCGCATAGGTGAAGGCCGCGCCCGGCAGCGGCTGGATGGCGGCGTCGCCCGAATAGGCGAACCAGCTATAATCGTCGAACCGGAACTTATAGTCGTTGCGGAAGACTTCGCCGGTGAATTCCAGCGTCGGGCTGGGCCGCCACTGGATGGCGACATCGGTGCCGAAGCGGCGGCGATCGCCATAATGCTGGCCGATGCCGGTGCCGTGCGGCAGGGTGGTGGTCTGGCCCGTGCGGTTCAGGCTCGCCAGCGTGGCGGCGTCGGCGGGCACGGTCGGATCCAGCGTGTAGAAGGGCTGGGTGCTGATCGTGTCCTCGCGGAAGGCGGTCTTCTGATAGGCGATGTCGGCAAGGATGCCGATCTCGCCGATGCCCGTCTCCCAGCGGTCGCTCAACAGGCCCGAAAAGCTCGGCTTGCTCTTGTCGACCAGGTCGTAATAGCTGTTGTTGACCGAAGCCGAGGCCTTGAAGCCGCTGAAGTCGAACGGCTTGCGCGTGCGGAAATTGATCGTGCCGCTGAGCTGGTCCTCGATCAGGTCCGATGACGGGTTCTTGTACACGTCGATCCCGGCGAGCAGCTCGGACGGCACGTCCTCGAGGCTCAGCTGGTTGGCGCCGTTGGCGGTGAAGATGTCGCGGCCGTTCAGTTCGGTGCGGACCTGGGTGAGGCCGCGGATGGCGACCGAGCTGCCCTCGCCATATTGGCGCTGGATCTGGATGCCCGAGATGCGCTGCAGCGCCTCGGCGACGTTGCGGTCCGGCAGCTTGCCAATGTCCTCGGCGACGATGGAATCGACGATCTGGGGCGAGTTGCGCTTGATCGACTGGGCCGACTGGAGGCTGGCGCGAACGCCGGTGACGACGATCGCCGCCGAAGCGTCACCCGGCTGCTGCGACGTATCCGCCTGGCCCTGATCGCCGCTCGGCGCGGTCGCGCCGCCGCTCGAGCTCTGGGCGTTGACCGGACCGGCGGTCCCGGTCTGCGCCTGGCCGGCGGTCGCGCCGACGAACAGGGCCGCCATCGAGCAGGTCAACAGGAAGCGCGCGCCAGCGGTGCCGCGCGAACCGAGGTTCGACGTCATATTCCTCTCCAGAACCAGTGCCTTACCCAGCCAAGCCGGGGTCTTGGAGCGCGGCCTAGCAGGCTCGGCCGCGTGACGAAATATGAAATTGTCGTTTAAATCTGATTTTTACGGAGCGTTGCGCGCTTGCCATGGAGCCGGTAGCGTCGCCGGCTTGGGGAGAGGCTTGGTTCATGTCGACGACAGGAAAGTACCGCGCGCCGGCCTTGTTGAAGGGCCTCGAAATTCTCGAACTGCTCGCGCGCGCGCCGCAGCCCATGCCCACCTCCGACATCTCGGCGGCGCTGGGGCGCTCGGTCAGCGAGCTGTTCCGGATGCTGCAGGTGCTCGAGGAGACCGGCTATATCAGCCGCTCGGGCGAAGGCTATCGGATCACCAACCGGCTCTTCTCGCTCGGCATGGCGCAGCCGCCGGTGCGCGATCTGCTGGGCCAGGCGCTGCCCGAGATGCGCGCGCTGGCAAGCGCCACCCAGCAGAGTTGCCACCTCGCCGTCGCCTCGGGCGCGGAGATCGCGGTGGTGGCGACGGTGGAGGCGCCCGGCCTGCTCGGCTTCGCGGTGCGCATGGGCTATAGGCGGCCGCTCATCCAGTCCGCCTCGGGCCATATTCTGCTGGCCTTCCAGTCGGCGGCGGTGCGCGCCGAGATGCTGCGCGAGACCAGGGCGGCGCGGCTGGCCTTCGATGCGGGCGCGCTCGATGCGCAGCTCGCCGCCATCCGCGCGGCCGGCTATGTCACCATGGCCAGCCCGATGCTCACCGCCATCACCGATGTCTCGGCGCCGGTGCTGGCCGATGGCGCGGCGGTGGCGGCGCTCACCATGCCCTTTGTGACGGGCGCCGCCGCGCGCCTCCCGCAGGACGAGGCGCGCGACGTGCTGCTCGCCACCACCGCGCGCCTGTCCGCCGCGCTCGACCTGGCCGGCTGAGCGCGGCGCATCCTCAGCGCGCGGGCGTCGCGGCGGGGGCGGGCGCCGGCGGGGCGGCGGGGGCCATCGCACCGGGCGCGGGCGGCGGCGCGGCGGCGAAGGCGGGCGGCGGCGCACCCGGCCCACCCGGCGGCGGCGGCGGAGCGCCCGGACCGGCGAGCGGCGGGGGCGGCGGTGGAGCGCCCGGGCCGGCGGGCGGCGGGCCGTCCCGACCGGGCCGCGGGCCATGCGGACCGCGCGGCATCAGCGCATGGACGGTGCCGCCGGCATCGACCAGAAAATCGGCATGAAGCCGCCCGCGATCGAAGCGGCCCTGCACCGTCACGCTCTGCCCATCGGCGACGAGGCCGCGATCGCCGGCGCCCGGCCCGAGATCGACCAGCGTCCGCGCGCTGCCATCATCCGCGACGAAGCTGTCGCCATAGGTTTCGGCGACCCGTGCGCGGATGCTGACGATGCCGTCGCTGCCCGGGAGGCTGCGGATCGCAACCGGATGCAAGGGCGCCATTTCGATCGGGGGCTGGAGCTGGCGGCCGGCCACGGCGCCGACGCCGCCGCCGACGATGAGCAGCGCCGCGGCGGCCAGGGCCTGGGCGCGTCGGGTAGTGAAATGAGCCATGAAGCGTCTCCGTTCTGCGTCGATGTCCCGGCTTCTAGCGACCCGCGCCCAGCCCCCGCTGAACCGCGCCGTTCAGTTTCGGTTTAGCTGGATGGGCAAGGGTCGCGCGGCCGAGGGCGGGACGGATGGAGGCAGGCGATGCGGGTGTTGGTGATCGAGGATGATGCGGCGCTCGGCGAGGCGATGGCGCGCCATCTTCGCGCCGAGCATTTCGCGGTCGATCTCGTCGCCGACGGGATCGATGGCGGTCA encodes:
- a CDS encoding IclR family transcriptional regulator, producing the protein MSTTGKYRAPALLKGLEILELLARAPQPMPTSDISAALGRSVSELFRMLQVLEETGYISRSGEGYRITNRLFSLGMAQPPVRDLLGQALPEMRALASATQQSCHLAVASGAEIAVVATVEAPGLLGFAVRMGYRRPLIQSASGHILLAFQSAAVRAEMLRETRAARLAFDAGALDAQLAAIRAAGYVTMASPMLTAITDVSAPVLADGAAVAALTMPFVTGAAARLPQDEARDVLLATTARLSAALDLAG
- the fucP gene encoding L-fucose:H+ symporter permease, with the protein product MALAIGLFFLWGVANNLNDVLIAHFRTLFKLGDFRSGLVQSAFYFGYFCFATPAALTMRRFGYRTAVVTGLGLFGAGALLFWPASRLLSYGFFLFALFVIASGLAFLETAANPMVAALGPRETAEQRLTLAQAFNPLGSIAGVALGLMLILSDETRSVTAQAAAVRLPYLLIAGVTWLWALLFLRMRFPAVATAGASAEERAPGAYRALLRRPAYCAGVAAQFFYVGAQVGIWSYLIRYATAALPEIGTRHAAWLLTLSLALFMAGRFLGAALMARLSAARLMLAFALIDAGLCLVATLAGGGLGVAALVASSAFMSIMYPAIFVLTLRGLGPLTKPAASPIVMAIIGGAVLTALMGLISDRSGAIRWAMLVPAFCFLVVAAFARHADRAGARA
- a CDS encoding TonB-dependent receptor yields the protein MTSNLGSRGTAGARFLLTCSMAALFVGATAGQAQTGTAGPVNAQSSSGGATAPSGDQGQADTSQQPGDASAAIVVTGVRASLQSAQSIKRNSPQIVDSIVAEDIGKLPDRNVAEALQRISGIQIQRQYGEGSSVAIRGLTQVRTELNGRDIFTANGANQLSLEDVPSELLAGIDVYKNPSSDLIEDQLSGTINFRTRKPFDFSGFKASASVNNSYYDLVDKSKPSFSGLLSDRWETGIGEIGILADIAYQKTAFREDTISTQPFYTLDPTVPADAATLASLNRTGQTTTLPHGTGIGQHYGDRRRFGTDVAIQWRPSPTLEFTGEVFRNDYKFRFDDYSWFAYSGDAAIQPLPGAAFTYADNGDFQSGTFANVPVNSNTSLSVRHSITTDYSLNAKWKPTDRLTITADGQYVRATTTNTRSIVILNSTAGTLTQDIRSAIPVIGIGPAGAIDNPNNYTLGGYLDDINRSVGSDKAGRVDAEYKFDGGFLSSVKAGFRFADRSNSTKDTGYRYTGLSGPLGQYERVDLTDFFRGDADLFNGIIAFPRSTIVDYDATRAALGIDTLPSYLPSGRNDERQKTYAGYVAAFFKADRLPVPIDGNIGVRIVKTELAVNGFYQQTEQVTQADGTSTNGATTFSPIGDSRSYTKVLPSLNLRGHLTDKLQLRFAASANLARPTFDQLNPSLTLTEPGTSQLNQIHTASGGNPYLKPMTSKNLDLSLEWYFSRTGSLTAAAFYKHISNYIQTAVTNRAVTFPDGQTFNYEVTSYNNVASGKVKGVEVAYQQFFDFLPGLLRGLGVQSNFTYVDSKAPSPQTSGPVTNVPLENLSKYSYNVVGIYELGKISARAAYNWRSKYVQTTAGNGTGSLPIFNKAFGQLDASLTYNVTPHFSLTVDGRNLLNTRLTTYFGLDTRPRDVTIDDRRISGIARITF